A window of Plasmodium malariae genome assembly, chromosome: 5 contains these coding sequences:
- the PmUG01_05038900 gene encoding alpha tubulin 2, putative, with product MREVISIHVGQAGIQIGNACWELFCLEHGIQPDGQMPSDQVVAGGDDAFNTFFSETGAGKHVPRCVFVDLEPTVVDEVRTGTYRQLFHPEQLISGKEDAANNFARGHYTIGKEIVDICLDRVRKLADNCTGLQGFLMFNAVGGGTGSGLGCLLLERLAIDYGKKSKLNFCSWPSPQVSTAVVEPYNSVLSTHSLLEHTDVAIMLDNEAIYDICKKNLDIERPTYTNLNRLIAQVISSLTASLRFDGALNVDVTEFQTNLVPYPRIHFMLSSYAPIISAEKAYHEQLSVSEITNSAFEPASMMAKCDPRHGKYMACCLMYRGDVVPKDVNAAVATIKTKRSIQFVDWCPTGFKCGINYQPPTVVPGGDLAKVMRAVCMISNSTAIAEVFSRMDQKFDLMYAKRAFVHWYVGEGMEEGEFSEAREDLAALEKDYEEVGIETNEGEGEDEGYE from the exons ATGAGAGAGGTCATTAGTATACATGTAGGTCAGGCAGGAATTCAAATTGGAAATGCTTGCTG GGAGCTGTTTTGCTTGGAGCATGGAATTCAACCCGACGGTCAAATGCCCAGTGATCAAGTGGTAGCCGGGGGAGACGATGCGTTCAACACATTCTTCTCAGAAACTGGAGCAGGAAAGCAt GTTCCGAGATGCGTGTTTGTTGACTTAGAACCCACCGTGGTTGACGAAGTAAGGACAGGAACGTACCGCCAACTTTTTCATCCCGAACAGTTAATATCAGGAAAGGAAGATGCAGCAAATAATTTTGCTAGAGGACATTATACTATTGGTAAAGAAATAGTTGATATATGTTTGGATAGAGTAAGAAAGCTAGCAGATAATTGTACAGGATTACAAGGatttttaatgtttaatGCAGTAGGAGGTGGAACAGGAAGTGGTCTTGGTTGCTTATTATTAGAAAGATTAGCTATTGACTATggaaaaaaatcaaaattaaatttCTGTTCATGGCCATCACCTCAAGTATCAACAGCTGTAGTAGAACCTTACAATTCTGTTTTATCAACGCATTCTTTATTAGAACACACAGATGTAGCTATTATGTTAGATAATGAAGCCATCTATgatatatgcaaaaaaaatctAGATATTGAAAGACctacatatacaaatttaaatAGATTAATTGCTCAAGTTATATCCTCTTTAACAGCTTCTCTACGATTTGATGGTGCTTTAAATGTCGATGTTACCGAATTTCAAACCAATTTAGTCCCATACCCACGTATTCATTTTATGTTGTCCTCATATGCTCCTATTATTAGTGCAGAAAAAGCTTATCATGAACAATTGTCCGTATCAGAAATTACGAATTCTGCATTCGAACCTGCTTCTATGATGGCTAAATGCGATCCTCGTCATGGAAAATACATGGCTTGCTGTTTAATGTATAGAGGCGATGTTGTACCAAAAGATGTCAATGCAGCTGTTGCTACTATAAAAACGAAAAGATCAATTCAATTTGTTGATTGGTGCCCTACTGGATTCAAATGTGGAATTAACTATCAACCTCCTACTGTTGTTCCAGGAGGAGATTTAGCAAAAGTTATGAGAGCTGTTTGTATGATTAGTAACTCCACTGCTATTGCTGAGGTATTTTCTCGAATGGACCAAAAATTTGATTTAATGTATGCCAAAAGAGCTTTCGTTCATTGGTATGTAGGAGAAGGTATGGAAGAAGGGGAATTTAGCGAAGCAAGAGAAGACTTAGCAGCTTTAGAAAAAGACTATGAGGAGGTGGGCATTGAGACAAATGAAGGGGAGGGTGAGGACGAGGGATACGAGTAA
- the RPS19 gene encoding 40S ribosomal protein S19, putative: MAEEFTEEIATINKRLLEPVPFARTNNCIKDVDAELFINSYANYLKLHNKIIFPKWCNFVKTGKGRKLAPLNEDWYYIKASSILRRLYLHPDIGVGFLRRQFSYKQRRGVAPNHTSLAGGKILRSILQQLESLGYVEQNPKKKGRRLTTKGENAINNFARYINKKVYNMEKV, encoded by the exons ATG GCTGAAGAATTCACAGAAGAAATAGCGACGATTAACAAAAGGTTACTGGAACCAGTGCCCTTTGCAAGGACAAACAATTGCATAAAGGATGTAGATGCAGAATTGTTTATTAATTCGTATGCAAACTACTTAAAGCTGCATAACAAAATAATCTTTCCAAAATGGtgtaattttgtaaaaacagGGAAAGGTAGAAAACTGGCCCCTTTAAATGAAGATTGGTATTATATTAAAGCATCAAGTATTTTAAGGAGACTATATTTACATCCAGATATTGGTGTAGGTTTTTTAAGAAGACAATTTAGCTACAAGCAACGAAGAGGAGTAGCACCTAATCATACTAGTTTAGCTGGtggtaaaattttaagatCTATTTTACAGCAGTTAGAAAGCTTAGGATATGTAGAACAAAAccccaaaaaaaaaggaagaagatTAACGACAAAAGGTGAAAACGCTATTAACAATTTTGCAAGGTATATTAACAAGAAAGTGTACAATATGGAAAAGGTTTGA
- the PmUG01_05039100 gene encoding pre-mRNA-splicing helicase BRR2, putative yields the protein MAEEYEKFKRFEYRMNSNLVLQREGPVPNHNEPTGESESLVGKLKYKMGDKVEYSKPNDLKNKENYRRANNKRKDEFFEKTSKKLKRESGRNRSNNNNMKERSVLSMNIEDIFLYRPTTKYTEQILSKILSSIRNMIGDNTGDIINSTCNEILYILKDDSLNNEEKKRLVDSSLQVTITDEMFIELNNLSKEIYDFNKKEEIEEMDNEEEGVAVVFEEDDDYFNHKNRRDVNRKNDDNYSDIMDELSDDYLDEDEDEDEDEEEEDEDEAEDEEDEDEKEEGEDENEYEDDTADEDDSEKTSDSNKISGRDDEKGKEDSNKKEKKLKQKRRKKKNEEEDEEEEEKEKQKVREKTTNVKELNHLKRKKKKYENHLSLKNVNKDFKYKNKNTENYDLDTNSIDAHWLQRELNKVFTDPSLCLEKEKEVLNILKIYDIQECENKLVNILKYENFSMAKLLIKNRWKIYYCTLLGQAQTEKEKKYIMENMKKTEEGEEILEDLSNFKNFKKNKQSEFVKTMRKEADNLFNKEKYEHSTNEFLPEQRFIHDDDEMRAKGKDDEDEDENEVDTSVNDGTDISGDSGDGNVSGDSHDEEGEGRSSKGNKKSNSREQTSRRGNAGKVNITLDGNKKKKGEKSSYIIGENFKGKYIDLEKMDLLKKNNDFLNKEVILPSDSKRIEKKEYDEIIIRSMKDRNSSNSSSSISNKKIGNKCNYFTSPDEIRLIPVTELPEWSQEVFSCVNITKLNAIQSKVYDTAFNKYEENMLICAPTGSGKTNIALLCILNVINSNRLTSGNIDKKNFKVIYISPMKALVNEQVQSFNLRLKCMNLKVSELTGDVHLSSKEIDDSQIIVMTPEKLEIISRKWNEKILLQKVKLIIFDEIHLLNEVRGNVLESIITRINRYIDNTLIYDGSTTSTEETARFGKDKISSMVSSDNHVVNKNETIINMNKKKIRLVGLSATLPNYEDVGLFLRADLQKGVFYFDYSFRPVQLEQYYIGIKEKKGIKKYALMNDITYEKVLEEAGKNQILIFVHSRKETYRTAKILIDRFMKSDNLSKFLIDKKISTEILLSEKEAIVNDELKEILPFGFGIHHAGLKRTDRKLVEDLFSDKHLQVLVSTSTLAWGINLPAHTVIIKGTSVYNINIGDFDELSAMDVLQMIGRSGRPQYDKNGKAIIITDHKNLQLYLSLNNEQLFIESTLLNNIVNIINAEIVLKNIQNLKDAINWFNYTYMYIRMMKNPSLYGIQMGENFGDIQEFLSYKENYDLFRQKVNKRIYNIIYSSFLILEKYDLIKYNKKLNTVSSTYMGKISSYYYVDYKSIDMYNKKLNKYTNEIDLLKIFTMSEEFRNIYIREEEKVELSIIMEKLPIPVKESINIPYTKINILLQLYLSNITLSGYIINADLVYIHQNALRIFRSFFEISLRKNSYSLIALTLKFSKMIERRMWSTMTPLRQFGLLSNELIRVVEKKNISFKNYITMNINEYITIFKNKKIAKNIYKLVHHFPKIDLNAYIQPINHKILKVELNITPDFIYNPKYHGYSMLFWVFVFDISNENILHYDLFTLKKNYKTTSIFESEKDEEENKMMKKNKKDVYSSSDTLDDHLLTFFLPINENPYYIVKVISDKWLECECTVNLYLNDLILPSKNFYSTQLLDLQPLPLNSLKYEIAKKFFLSRNIKLFSPIYTQVFSSIYENNGNVIICSSSSKYYLIPAELAIIKIVKCLHDLNSYMRKYIKNEKDLYKIMNDKKLADMIYNNPLELMKVVYIAPLEEIVLKTYKNWIVFKNMFHLNMCILSGDVQVDMKLLQKSNIILSTPNIYDNISKKWRRKKILQNVNLYIFDHMELLDTTNGAIMEVVISRIRYISTQLQLNKSNKKGSRKSVGNSASLLLPILDMNLVPDTDNNNSNNSNTNNSNSNTNNSNTNNSNSNTNNSNTNNSNSNTNNSNTNNSSSKENFITYNINKLQNLQIEHIYESIGLNRILCLSSCSLYNCKDFSEWIGCKKNDYYNFLSSVRNIPIEIYLHAVNIMNKQNRYMSMQRQVYQNIRKLNKKKNVIIFVTEQKLCKTLALDLILSAYNDNTHFYSIFENYVVERGRSSNVGTAVGSNGTYDQESKFVGMRNEFETAHTAFEGNAHKNFKKDGINLTIERLIDSNMVQMGINRKESYMVSGNGGCNASSSGDSSGSSSTRRNGNSRKGRGKARNSEMEDERRDDLPSNEDSIFDYINDKMLVQLMKNGLCYLHSNMTEVERKIVEMLFDKKAIQILIVAYDYIYSLNVYGNTIIILDTIITHFDNKEEDYSIQNVLEMISYAGRQGEDVKSFVYIYTYITKKEYYKNFIYEPLTVESNIEDYLPNFLNNEIVMSTIENYQDAIDWLTWSFFYRRIKKNPNYYGLKGISNEHITDYLSELIENNIEIISFANCINIEEESTNMISLKPCNLGIISSFYNLDYHVVHFFNEYILSLKNLKKNKILEIICLSNVFIDLLKINNYDIYLCLKISKSCNIEVTYEFLKLSLNYEKNLLKNDQEGLNIKNDLNKSGENGKKDQYIINLLNFITVPTYFTAHLKALIILQAHINRYSIPINYIEETKKVLLKIFKLINALVDVISSNNILNFCLFVMEVSQMITQSVTNTNNESSLLQLPHFDSQLIKKANEMEIMDVYDLINADDDKREFLLKHLNEKQKSQIANVCNIFPIIEVQYEIDLNKTYKVNEIATLNLTIERDLTDEDISSFAHSLYLPFEKEEMWWIVIGIKKMNLLLSIKKLSLLKPVNNVKINFELPSKPNTYQVVIYVINDCYVGCDQEYEFRITVEG from the exons ATGGCGGAGGAATATGAAAAGTTCAAGAGATTTGAGTATCGCATGAACTCAAACCTGGTGCTGCAAAGGGAGGGACCAGTACCAAACCACAATGAACCGACGGGGGAAAGTGAAAGTTTAGTAGGTAAGTTGAAGTATAAGATGGGGGATAAAGTAGAATATAGTAAACctaatgatttaaaaaataaagaaaattatcgaagagctaataataaaagaaaagatgagttttttgaaaaaacaagtaaaaaattaaaaagggaGAGTGGTAGAAATAggagtaataacaataatatgaaGGAAAGAAGTGTGTTGAGTATGAATATtgaagatatatttttatataggcCAACTACGAAATATACAGAACAAATACTAAGTAAAATTTTGAGTAGTATTCGAAATATGATAGGTGACAATACAGGGGATATTATTAACAGTACatgtaatgaaatattatatattttaaaagatgatagcttaaataatgaagagaaaaaaagattagTCGACAGTTCTCTTCAAGTTACCATAACTGATGAGATGTTTATTGAactaaataatttatcaaaagaaatatatgattttaacaaaaaagaagaaattgaGGAAATGGACAATGAGGAGGAAGGAGTTGCGGTAGTGTTTGAGGAAGACGATGATTATTTTAATCATAAAAATAGGAGAGATGtgaatagaaaaaatgatGACAACTATAGTGACATAATGGATGAACTAAGTGATGACTACTTGGATGAGGATGAGGATGAGGATGAGGATGAGGAGGAAGAAGATGAAGATGAAGCTGAGGATGAGGAAGATGAAGACGAAAAAGAAGAGGGGGAAGATGAAAATGAATATGAAGACGATACAGCGGATGAGGATGATAGCGAAAAGACGAGTGACAGTAACAAGATCAGTGGGAGGGATGATGAAAAAGGGAAGGAGGATTCAAacaagaaagaaaaaaaattaaaacagaaaaggagaaa aaaaaaaaatgaagaagaggATGAAGAGGAGGAAGAGAAAGAGAAACAAAAGGTGAGAGAGAAGACAACTAACGTCAAAGAATTGAACCatttgaaaaggaaaaaaaagaaatatgaaaatcaTCTgagtttaaaaaatgtaaataaagatttcaaatataaaaataaaaatacggAAAATTATGACCTGGACACGAATTCCATTGATGCACACTGGTTACAAAGAGAATTGAATAAAGTTTTTACTGACCCATCACTATGcttagaaaaagaaaaagaagttttaaatattttaaaaatatatgatatccAAGAATGTGAAAATAAACtagttaatatattaaaatatgaaaatttttccaTGGCtaaattgttaataaaaaatagatggaaaatttattattgtacCTTGCTTGGTCAGGCACAAacagaaaaggaaaaaaaatacataatggaaaatatgaaaaaaacagAAGAAGGAGAAGAAATTTTAGAAGACTTgtctaattttaaaaattttaaaaagaacaaGCAAAGTGAGTTTGTAAAAACGATGAGAAAGGAAGcagataatttatttaataaggaaaaatatgaGCATAGTACAAATGAGTTTTTGCCTGAACAGCGATTTATACATGATGATGATGAGATGCGGGCCAAGGGGAAGGATGACGAGGACGAGGACGAGAACGAAGTGGACACGAGCGTCAATGATGGTACTGATATCAGCGGTGATAGCGGCGATGGAAATGTTAGTGGTGATAGCCATGATGAGGAGGGCGAAGGTCGAAGTTCAAAGGGAAACAAAAAATCGAATTCAAGGGAACAAACGTCGAGGCGAGGGAACGCAGGAAAGGTAAACATAACACTAgatggaaataaaaagaagaagggGGAAAAATCAAGTTATATAATAGgggaaaattttaaaggtAAATACATAGACTTAGAAAAAATGGACCTTTTAAAGAAGAATAAtgactttttaaataaagaagtaaTTCTTCCATCGGATAGTAAAAGAATAGAGAAGAAAGAATATGATGAAATTATCATTAGAAGTATGAAGGACAgaaatagtagtaatagtagtagttccatctcaaataaaaaaataggtaataaatgtaattacTTTACATCACCAGATGAGATTAGATTAATACCAGTTACAGAATTACCTGAATGGAGTCAGGAAGTTTTTTCCTGTGTTAATATAACCAAATTAAATGCAATACAGTCAAAAGTATACGATACagcttttaataaatatgaagagAATATGTTAATATGTGCTCCAACAGGGTCaggtaaaacaaatattgcattattatgtatattaaatgttATCAATAGTAATAGATTAACAAGTGGAAATATTGacaaaaagaattttaaggttatttatatatctcCTATGAAAGCTTTAGTTAATGAACAAGTGCAATCATTTAACTTGAGATTAAAATGTATGAATTTGAAGGTAAGTGAGTTAACAGGTGATGTACATCTAAGTAGTAAAGAAATAGATGATAGCCAAATTATTGTTATGACTCcagaaaaattagaaataattAGTCGTAAAtggaatgaaaaaatattgttacaGAAAGTAAAactaattatttttgatgAAATACATTTACTTAATGAAGTTAGGGGTAATGTATTAGAGAGTATTATAACGCGTATTAACAGGTACATAGATAACACATTGATATATGATGGTAGCACTACTAGTACAGAAGAAACTGCACGATTTGGTAAGGATAAAATATCAAGCATGGTTAGTAGTGACAATCATGTAgttaacaaaaatgaaacaataataaatatgaataaaaagaaaattcgATTGGTTGGTTTATCAGCTACATTGCCCAACTATGAAGATGTAGGGTTATTCCTACGAGCGGATTTACAAAAAGGGGTGTTCTATTTTGATTATTCCTTTAGACCAGTACAGCTGGAGCAATATTACATAggtataaaagaaaagaaaggcATAAAGAAATATGCACTAATGAATGATATTACATATGAAAAAGTACTTGAAGAAGCAGgaaaaaatcaaattttaatttttgttcataGTAGAAAAGAAACATACAGAACAGCAAAGATATTAATTGATAGGTTTATGAAAAGTGATAACTTGAGCAAATTCTTAATTGATAAGAAGATTTCGACCGAAATATTACTTTCCGAGAAGGAAGCTATCGTTAATGATGAGTTGAAGGAGATTCTTCCATTCGGTTTTGGCATCCATCATGCAGGATTAAAAAGAACGGATAGGAAATTAGTGGAAGATCTATTTTCAGATAAACATTTACAAGTCCTTGTTTCTACTAGTACATTAGCATGGGGTATTAATTTACCTGCACACACAGTAATAATTAAAGGTACGAGTGTttacaatattaatatagGCGATTTTGATGAATTATCAGCTATGGATGTTTTACAAATGATTGGTAGATCTGGTAGACCacaatatgataaaaatggtaaagcaattattattactgatcataaaaatttacagCTCTATCTTTCTCTTAATAATGAACAACTTTTTATTGAATCTACCTTACTGAAcaatattgttaatattataaatgcagaaattgttctaaaaaatatacaaaatttaaaagatgcTATAAATTGgtttaattatacatatatgtatatacgtatgatGAAAAATCCATCTTTATATGGGATCCAAATGGGTGAAAACTTTGGTGATATACAAGAATTTTTAAGTTATAAGGAAAATTATGACTTGTTCAGGCAAAAAGTGAATAAACGAATTTacaacataatatattcctcttttttaatattagaaaaatatgatttaataaaatataacaagaAATTGAACACAGTGAGTAGTACATATATGGGTAAGATAAGTAGTTACTATTATGTGGATTATAAATCGATAGATATGTATAACAAAAAGTTGAATAAGTATACAAATGAAATTgatttattgaaaatatttacaatgaGTGAAGAATttaggaatatatatataagagaaGAGGAAAAGGTTGAGTTGTCTATAATTATGGAAAAGTTACCTATACCTGTTAAGGAGTCCATAAACATTCCATATACTAAgataaacatattattacAGTTATATTTGTCGAATATAACTCTGAGTgggtatataataaatgcaGATTTGGTGTATATACACCAGAATGCTTTACGTATATTCCGCTCGTTCTTTGAGATATcgttaagaaaaaattcgTACAGTCTTATTGCATTGACgttaaaattttctaaaatgATAGAGAGAAGGATGTGGAGTACTATGACCCCCTTGAGACAGTTCGGTTTGTTAAGTAATGAGTTAATTCGAgttgtagaaaaaaaaaatatcagttttaagaattatattactatgaatataaatgaatatattaccatttttaaaaataaaaaaattgctaaaaatatatataaattagttcatcattttccaaaaattgatttaaatgcatatatacaacCAATtaatcataaaattttaaaagtggaattaaatataaccccagattttatatataacccTAAATATCATGGGTACTCTATGTTATTTTGGGTATTCGTGTTTGATATATCTAATGAGAATATACTCCATTATGATTtgtttacattaaaaaagaattataaaactACTAGTATATTTGAAAGTGAAAAGGATGAAGAAGAGAACAAaatgatgaagaaaaataagaaagatGTATATTCTTCTTCAGATACTCTAGATGACCATTTGTTAACCTTCTTTTTACCAATAAATGAAAATCCTTATTACATTGTTAAGGTAATTTCGGATAAATGGTTGGAATGTGAATGTACTGTTaacttatatttaaatgatctTATCTTACcctcaaaaaatttttactcaACACAGTTATTAGATTTACAACCACTACCATTGAACTCTTTAAAGTATGAAATagctaaaaaattttttttaagtagaaatataaaattgtttaGTCCTATATATACTCAAGTCTTTTCTTccatatatgaaaataatggaAATGTTATAATATGTAGTTCGTCGTCAAAGTACTATTTAATTCCAGCAGAATTGGCAATCATTAAAATAGTGAAATGTTTGCACGATTTGAATAGTTACATgaggaaatatataaagaatgaaaaagatttgtataaaataatgaatgatAAGAAGCTGGCCGATATGATTTATAACAATCCTCTCGAGTTGATGAAAGTTGTTTATATAGCTCCATTGGAAGAAATTGTACTAAAAACGTACAAAAATTGGattgtttttaaaaacatgttTCACCTGAACATGTGCATATTAAGTGGAGATGTGCAAGTAGATATGAAACTTTTGCAAAAAAGTAATATCATTTTAAGTACacctaatatatatgataatatatcaaaaaaatggagaaggaaaaaaattctgcaaaatgttaatttgtatatatttgatcATATGGAATTATTAGATACTACAAATGGTGCTATTATGGAAGTAGTTATTAGTagaataagatatatatcaACACAGCTGCAACTGAATAAGTCAAACAAGAAGGGAAGTAGAAAAAGTGTTGGCAACAGTGCTTCTTTGTTGTTACCAATTCTCGATATGAATCTAGTACCTGACacagataataataatagtaataatagtaatactaataatagtaatagtaatactaataatagtaatactaataatagtaatagtaatactaataatagtaatactaataatagtaatagtaatactaataatagtaatactaataatagtagtagcaaagaaaattttatcacgtataatataaataaattacagaATTTACAAATCgagcatatatatgaaagtaTAGGATTAAATAGAATCCTATGTCTATCTAGTTGTTccttatataattgtaaagATTTTTCCGAATGGATTggatgtaaaaaaaatgattactataattttctttcatCAGTCCGAAATATACctattgaaatatatttgcatGCTGTCAATATTATGAACAAGCAAAATAGATATATGTCCATGCAAAGGCAGgtatatcaaaatataagaaaattaaataaaaagaaaaatgttatCATATTTGTAACTGAACAGAAATTATGTAAAACCCTAGCACTTGATTTGATACTCTCTGCCTATAATGATAACACGcatttttattccatttttgaAAACTATGTTGTTGAGAGGGGGAGATCTAGCAACGTTGGCACTGCGGTAGGGAGTAATGGCACCTATGACCAAGAGAGCAAGTTTGTAGGAATGAGAAACGAGTTCGAAACTGCACACACTGCTTTTGAAGGGAACGCGCATAAGAACTTTAAGAAAGACGGCATCAACTTAACTATCGAACGACTTATAGATAGTAACATGGTGCAAATGGGCATCAACAGAAAGGAAAGTTACATGGTTAGCGGGAATGGTGGTTGTAATGCTAGCAGTAGTGGTGATAGTAGTGGTAGTAGTAGTACTAGGCGTAATGGTAATTCCCGGAAGGGGAGGGGAAAGGCAAGAAATTCGGAAATGGAAGATGAAAGAAGGGATGATTTGCCGTCAAATGAGGATTCCATTTTTGATTATATAAACGACAAAATGCTGGTGCAACTGATGAAGAATGGATTGTGTTATCTACACAGTAATATGACGGAAGTAGAAAGGAAAATAGTGGAGATGctatttgataaaaaagCAATACAAATTTTGATAGTCGcttatgattatatatacagtTTGAATGTATATGGAAatactataataatattggACACAATAATAACCCATTTTGATAACAAAGAAGAAGACTACTCTATTCAGAACGTTTTAGAAATGATTAGTTATGCTGGTAGACAAGGGGAAGATGTTAAAtcttttgtatatatatatacatatataactaaGAAAgagtattataaaaattttatatatgaaccTTTAACAGTTGAGTCTAATATTGAAGATTATTTAcccaattttttaaacaatgAAATAGTTATGAGTACTATTGAAAATTATCAAGATGCTATTGATTGGTTAACATGgtcctttttttatagacGAATTAAGAAAAACCCAAATTATTATGGATTAAAAGGAATTTCAAATGAACACATAACTGATTATCTTTCGGAATtgattgaaaataatatagaaattatatcatttgctaattgcataaatatagaagaagAAAGTACAAATATGATTAGTTTAAAACCATGTAATTTAGGTATAATATCCTCTTTCTATAACTTGGATTATCAtgttgttcatttttttaatgaatatattttatccttaaaaaatttaaaaaaaaataaaattttggaaATTATTTGTCTATCCAATGTTTTTATTGATTTActcaaaattaataattatgatatttatttatgtttaaaaatttccAAAAGTTGTAATATCGAAGTAacatatgaatttttaaagCTCTCcttaaattatgaaaaaaatttattaaaaaatgaccAAGAAGGATTAAATATCAAAAATGACCTGAACAAGTCAGgagaaaatggaaaaaaagatcaatatataattaatttgcTCAATTTTATTACTGTACCAACATATTTTACAGCTCATTTAAAagcattaataattttacaagCACATATAAATAGGTATAGTATACCAATCAATTATATAGAAGAAACGAAAAAAGTTTtgttgaaaatttttaaattaataaatgcaTTGGTGGACGTCATAAGtagcaataatatattaaatttctgTCTTTTTGTAATGGAAGTATCACAAATGATAACTCAAAGTGtaacaaatacaaataatgaGTCAAGCTTATTGCAGTTACCCCATTTTGATAGtcaattaattaaaaaagccAATGAAATGGAAATAATGGATGTATATGACTTAATTAATGCAGATGATGATAAAAgagaatttttattaaaacatttaaatgaaaaacaaaagagCCAAATTGCAAatgtatgtaatattttcCCAATAATAGAAGTACAATATGAAATagatttaaataaaacatataaagtTAATGAAATTGCTACTTTAAATTTAACTATTGAAAGAGACTTGACGGATGAGGATATCTCCTCTTTTGCTCACTCCCTTTATCTTCCATTCGAAAAGGAAGAAATGTGGTGGATAGTTATcggaattaaaaaaatgaatctACTCTTgtcaattaaaaaattatctttgCTAAAACCAGTTAATAATGTAAAGATTAATTTTGAGTTGCCCAGTAAACCCAATACATACCAAGTCGTTATATACGTCATAAACGACTGCTATGTTGGGTGTGACCAGGAGTACGAATTTAGGATTACAGTGGAGGGGTAG